The Planctomycetota bacterium genomic sequence GCGAGGCGAACGACGCGGGCGTGCGGACGGCCGGGCGTTCGTAGTTCGGGCCGACGGGCGCGCACGCGCCGGCGAGCGACGCGAGTGAGAGGGCGAGCAGGGCGCGGGTCATGGGAGTTCCTCGGTGGTGGGAGCGGATGAGACTTGTCCGAGCGGGGGGGCCTCGATGAACACGTCGACCTGCTGGCCCACGAAGAGCGGGAGGTCGCGCGGGGGGAACCGGAAGATCACCTGCAGCACGCGTGTGTCGACGCGCTCCACGCTGTCGCCGGTGAGCGACCGCTTCGGCACCACGAAGGGCTCGAAGCGGACGAACTCCAGCTCGGTGCTGATGTCCTTGTTGCCCCGGGCGAACGCGCGGGCGCGGGCGCCGGCGCGCACGCGCCAGGCGTCGTGCTCGTCGACGTCCACGCGCACGTGCAGCGGGTCGACCGCGCCGATCATGATGTGCGGGGTGCTCAGCGTGCCCGCGGCGGCGAACTCGCCCGCGCGGAGGTTCACCTGCAGCACACGCGCGTTGAGCGGCGAGCGGACGATCCGACGCTCGATCTCGACACGCACCGACTCGGCGGCGGCCTTGGCCTGCACGACCTGCGCCTCGGCCACGCCCAGCTCGTACGACCAGGTGCCGGCCTCGAGCAGCGCGACCTCCGCCCTGGCCGCCTCGAGGCGTGCCTCGCTCATCTGCACCGCGAACCGGCGCCGGCTGATCTCGTCCTCGCTGCGGGCGCGCGCGTCGGTGATCTGCTCCCACTTGCGGAGCTGGTCGCGCTGGTCGGCGAGGGAGGCTTCGGCCTCGGCGACCTTGGCGCGTGCGGGGGGCAGCAGTTCGGGGCGGGTTCCCGCCGCCAGGCGCGCAACGGTGCGCTCGGCCACGCGCACCGCCGCCTCGCGCTCCGCGAGCTGGGCGCGGAGCGCGCGCGTGTCGAGCTCGAACAGCACGTCGCCCGCGGCGACATCGGAGCCGACGCGCACCGGCAGCGCGGTCACGATCTCGCCCACGGGGGCGCCGATGGCGATGTTCTCCGACGACGATTCGACCAGGCCGGAACCGGCGACGAACGAGTCGTACGGCGCGCGGGGCGGCTCGATGACGGGCGGCTGGGCTATCTGGGGGCGGCTTCCCTTCACGACCTGGACGGTCGCGAAGACGACGCCGGCGATCGCGAGCAGCGGGATGAGATACGTGCGGATCATGGCGAGCCTCGGTGGTATGGGTCAGGGGGCGTGGGGCAGGGCGTGGGCGGACTTGCGGTGCGACTGGCCGGTCGTGACGTTCACGATGCGCCCGTCGTCCATCTCGGCGATGCGGTCGGCGAACTCGAAGATGCGCGCGTCGTGCGTGACGACGACGAGCGACAGGTCGTGCCCCTCCGCCACGTCGCGGAGCAGTTCCATCACCTTCTGACCCGTCGCGTGGTCGAGCGCGCTGGTCGGCTCGTCGCACACGAGCAGGCGCGGGTTGTGCACCAGCGCGCGAGAGATCGCGACGCGCTGCTGCTGCCCGCCAGAGAGCCGGGTCGGCGTGTCGCGGGTGCGGTCGCCCAGACCCACGCGCGCCAGCATCGCGCGGGCGCGTTCGACGGCCTCGCGGCGCGACACGCCGTTGATGAGCAAGGGCACGGCGACGTTCTCGGCGATGGTCAGCGTGGGGATGAGGTTGAACGCCTGGAACACGAACCCGACGTTCGCCGCGCGGAACCGGGTGGTGGCGCCCGAGCCGATCTTCTTGAAGTCGGCGCCCAGCACCTCGCACTCGCCCTCGTCGCGGTCGAGCACTCCCGCGATGACGGAGATCAGCGTCGTCTTGCCGCAGCCGGAGGGCCCCACCAGCATCAGCAGTTCGCCCAGGCGGACGTCCAGGTCCACCCCCCGCAACGCGCGAACGGCGGCGTTGCCCGAGCCGTACGTCTTCGTCACGGCGCGGCAGCGGACGGCGACGGACTCGCCGTCGCGCAGCGTGGCGGACAGATCGGACGTGCGCGGGGCTGGGTTCGCGGGTGTCATGCGGTCCTCTTCGTCTGCTGCGGCGGGCTCGATGTGCGAGCGGGCGGCCCCCCCGCGGTGCGTTCCTACCCCTTGAACACGATCCCCGGCTCCACGCGCAGCGCCCGCAGCCCGGCGAGCAACGCCGCCACCGCGCAGATGCACAGCACGCTTACCGCCGAGCCCACCGCGAGCTGCCACGGCAGGTGGAAGCCCATCCCGATGCGCGAGAAGATGACGCCCGTGAACGCGGCGAGGCCGACCCCGATGCCGAACCCCAGCAGCCCCACGACGACGACCTGCGCGCCGATCATGCGGACCAGCCCCAGGTTGTTCATGCCCAGGGCCTTGAGGGCGCCGAACGTCTTGAGGTTGTCGGCGACGTAGTTGAAGAACGTCTGCCCGCCGACGAGCAGCCCGATGACAAAGCCCAGCGCCACGGTGATGCCGAAGTTGATGAGGATGCCCGTCTTGTCGAGCGTGTACGACGCGGTCATCCGGATGAACTCGT encodes the following:
- a CDS encoding ABC transporter ATP-binding protein codes for the protein MTPANPAPRTSDLSATLRDGESVAVRCRAVTKTYGSGNAAVRALRGVDLDVRLGELLMLVGPSGCGKTTLISVIAGVLDRDEGECEVLGADFKKIGSGATTRFRAANVGFVFQAFNLIPTLTIAENVAVPLLINGVSRREAVERARAMLARVGLGDRTRDTPTRLSGGQQQRVAISRALVHNPRLLVCDEPTSALDHATGQKVMELLRDVAEGHDLSLVVVTHDARIFEFADRIAEMDDGRIVNVTTGQSHRKSAHALPHAP
- a CDS encoding biotin/lipoyl-binding protein translates to MIRTYLIPLLAIAGVVFATVQVVKGSRPQIAQPPVIEPPRAPYDSFVAGSGLVESSSENIAIGAPVGEIVTALPVRVGSDVAAGDVLFELDTRALRAQLAEREAAVRVAERTVARLAAGTRPELLPPARAKVAEAEASLADQRDQLRKWEQITDARARSEDEISRRRFAVQMSEARLEAARAEVALLEAGTWSYELGVAEAQVVQAKAAAESVRVEIERRIVRSPLNARVLQVNLRAGEFAAAGTLSTPHIMIGAVDPLHVRVDVDEHDAWRVRAGARARAFARGNKDISTELEFVRFEPFVVPKRSLTGDSVERVDTRVLQVIFRFPPRDLPLFVGQQVDVFIEAPPLGQVSSAPTTEELP